A part of Thiomicrorhabdus sediminis genomic DNA contains:
- a CDS encoding alpha/beta hydrolase, translating to MQKNRQLHLINGPAGDIEVRLHSHESSTEKGLVVISHPHPLFGGTMNNKVVTTMEKAFFQLGFDTLAYNFRGVGSSQGEYDEGIGEVDDLLAVSQWQKANKNYAQTLFAGFSFGSYVSLKASKKSSLDSLCLVAPPVGLYDFSDFNHITTDWLVIQGGADEVVDVQEVKGWIAKQQNGPDIYWRNKASHFFHGELIWLRDVIATHFR from the coding sequence TTGCAAAAAAATAGACAGTTGCATTTAATTAATGGGCCAGCAGGAGATATCGAGGTTCGTTTGCATTCTCATGAGTCATCAACCGAGAAAGGTTTGGTTGTAATCAGTCACCCACATCCATTATTTGGTGGCACCATGAATAATAAAGTGGTGACCACGATGGAAAAGGCTTTTTTCCAGCTTGGCTTCGATACGCTTGCTTATAACTTTCGTGGCGTCGGTAGCAGTCAGGGTGAATATGATGAAGGTATTGGCGAAGTAGATGATTTGTTGGCGGTATCTCAGTGGCAGAAAGCAAACAAAAATTATGCACAAACCCTGTTTGCCGGGTTTTCTTTCGGGAGTTATGTTTCGTTAAAAGCTTCCAAAAAGTCGTCACTGGATAGTCTTTGTCTGGTGGCGCCTCCGGTTGGTCTTTATGATTTTTCGGATTTTAATCATATAACTACTGACTGGTTGGTGATTCAGGGTGGAGCTGATGAAGTGGTTGATGTGCAAGAGGTCAAAGGCTGGATAGCAAAGCAACAAAACGGCCCGGATATTTATTGGCGTAATAAAGCGAGTCACTTTTTTCATGGCGAGTTGATTTGGCTTAGAGATGTGATAGCAACCCACTTCAGATAA
- a CDS encoding 4-phosphoerythronate dehydrogenase, whose translation MTKKTLVIDDAVPYAKEIFSHLGEVITLPGRDICNHHLLNADALIVRSRTQVNESLLKNTAVKYVGSTVVGLDHIDQHYLSTEGITFYSAQGCNANSVAEYVITILFQLAEHFGFDLSRKTLAIIGVGNVGSRVYSKAKILGIECLLNDPPKIEANPDLLLNEPYTDLDTCLKADIITVHTPLTSNGKHPTLDLISAEKLKRVEPHQIIINAARGGIINEAAWSKTKTLANIIDCWENEPYIDKALYDTAFIATPHIAGHSLDAKVAGSSMVYGNLCKHWQITPDKSWQKALPKSPEPIEIQNLANKQATLCQIFSKTHNPQADDLAIRSENHDEVEKKYEKFRRNFPVYREWQQQKVLLPSDKNLCNTLLSLGFRCH comes from the coding sequence ATGACTAAAAAAACGCTTGTAATCGATGACGCCGTGCCTTACGCCAAAGAGATATTTTCCCATCTGGGTGAAGTTATCACACTACCCGGCAGAGATATCTGCAACCATCATTTATTAAATGCCGATGCATTGATTGTACGCTCGCGCACCCAAGTGAATGAATCGCTATTAAAAAACACCGCTGTCAAATATGTGGGCAGCACCGTCGTGGGATTGGATCATATCGACCAACACTATCTATCCACCGAGGGAATTACGTTTTATTCTGCACAGGGGTGCAATGCCAATTCGGTAGCTGAATACGTTATTACCATTCTTTTTCAGTTAGCCGAACATTTTGGTTTTGATCTATCCCGCAAAACACTCGCTATCATTGGCGTAGGCAATGTTGGCAGCCGTGTTTACAGTAAAGCCAAAATTTTAGGCATTGAATGCCTATTAAACGACCCACCAAAAATCGAGGCAAATCCTGATCTACTTTTAAATGAGCCCTATACCGATTTAGACACTTGTTTGAAAGCGGACATCATTACAGTACACACACCGCTCACTTCAAACGGAAAACACCCAACACTGGATTTGATTTCAGCTGAAAAACTCAAGCGGGTTGAGCCACATCAAATTATTATCAATGCCGCCCGAGGCGGCATTATTAATGAAGCCGCCTGGAGCAAAACAAAGACGCTTGCCAATATTATCGATTGCTGGGAAAACGAGCCCTATATTGATAAAGCACTTTATGACACCGCCTTTATTGCCACGCCCCATATCGCAGGACACTCATTGGATGCCAAAGTTGCCGGCAGCAGCATGGTCTATGGCAATCTATGCAAACATTGGCAAATAACACCAGATAAATCTTGGCAAAAAGCCTTACCTAAATCACCAGAGCCCATAGAGATTCAAAATTTAGCAAATAAACAAGCGACACTGTGTCAGATTTTCAGCAAAACTCACAATCCACAGGCGGATGATTTAGCAATTCGCAGCGAAAATCATGACGAAGTAGAAAAAAAATACGAAAAATTTCGCAGAAACTTCCCCGTTTATCGCGAATGGCAACAGCAAAAAGTGTTACTACCAAGCGACAAAAACCTATGCAACACCCTGTTATCATTAGGCTTTAGGTGTCATTAA
- a CDS encoding DUF302 domain-containing protein — MKLVNLFKAAVLAASVAALSGCGTMNAISNLEDGAGGTFMQVWDKWVEAEGDIADATMWEMKVEDGVELADVIDAINNVGINRNIKNVGELPLSEELKARGIESKTIHVMSFCNPETARKMVDFSPAMGGFLPCRVNIIEEEDGLHIYSMNMDMAIKMGKKMPPELYEATMQVRNTIWEMMEKGSKGEF; from the coding sequence ATGAAACTAGTTAATTTATTCAAAGCAGCAGTATTAGCTGCTTCTGTAGCTGCACTTTCTGGTTGTGGCACAATGAATGCGATCAGCAACCTAGAAGATGGTGCTGGCGGTACATTCATGCAAGTATGGGACAAGTGGGTTGAAGCGGAAGGTGATATCGCTGATGCGACTATGTGGGAAATGAAAGTAGAAGACGGTGTTGAATTGGCTGACGTAATCGACGCTATCAATAACGTAGGTATCAACCGCAACATCAAGAACGTTGGTGAGCTACCACTATCTGAAGAGCTAAAAGCTCGCGGCATCGAGTCTAAGACCATTCACGTAATGTCTTTCTGTAATCCAGAAACTGCTCGTAAAATGGTTGACTTCTCTCCTGCTATGGGTGGCTTCCTTCCTTGTCGTGTAAACATCATTGAAGAAGAAGATGGTCTACATATCTACTCTATGAATATGGACATGGCTATCAAAATGGGTAAAAAGATGCCACCAGAACTTTACGAAGCAACAATGCAAGTTCGTAACACTATCTGGGAAATGATGGAAAAAGGCTCTAAAGGCGAATTCTAA
- a CDS encoding OmpP1/FadL family transporter: protein MRKTKLALAVTSAIFASSAMATNGTNMTGVGAQANAMGGTGVAAYYGAENTIVNPAMVAKSQGTEFAFGGTVFMPNVQSTTDNLSNAMQSSDADLNLIPSVSMSTRINDNWSFGIGMYGTSGMGVDYGTQSALALAQTTMQIMRFVPTIAYNNENYGFGLSPVIQYGALDISFNAGSAFGPGMAQDIGYGLDLGAYIDISKDTTLALAYQSEIEMTYKGQLNSTSGAASKFGLTGFTDKIAQPSEIKVGIAHKMGNYTLTADAKQVRWGQAAGYKDFGWEDQNVFGLGVKYNGNGYWMGAGYNKGDNPIAVKADTRLNMLNNLFFPATTDTHLSVGGGYNISKNAVLEGAVVYAPEIETTVSIAGTGLGNTSTTKHSQLGYTVSVRYNF from the coding sequence ATGAGAAAAACAAAATTAGCTCTAGCAGTTACTTCAGCCATCTTTGCATCATCTGCAATGGCAACTAACGGAACAAATATGACTGGTGTAGGTGCCCAAGCTAACGCTATGGGTGGAACAGGTGTTGCAGCTTATTACGGTGCTGAAAATACTATTGTTAACCCCGCTATGGTTGCAAAATCGCAAGGAACAGAATTTGCATTCGGTGGCACTGTATTTATGCCAAATGTACAAAGTACAACTGATAATTTATCAAATGCCATGCAAAGTAGTGATGCAGATTTAAACTTAATTCCATCAGTATCAATGTCCACGCGCATTAATGACAATTGGTCATTTGGTATTGGTATGTATGGCACATCTGGAATGGGTGTGGACTATGGAACTCAATCAGCGCTTGCTCTAGCACAGACAACTATGCAAATTATGCGTTTTGTGCCTACGATTGCATATAATAACGAAAACTATGGTTTTGGTTTATCACCAGTTATCCAATACGGTGCATTAGACATAAGCTTCAACGCTGGTAGTGCATTTGGGCCAGGCATGGCACAAGATATTGGATATGGTCTTGATCTAGGTGCCTATATTGACATTAGCAAAGACACAACCCTAGCATTAGCATATCAGTCTGAAATTGAAATGACATATAAAGGCCAATTAAATAGTACTTCTGGTGCTGCATCCAAATTTGGCCTAACAGGATTTACTGACAAGATTGCGCAACCTTCAGAAATTAAAGTTGGTATTGCCCATAAAATGGGGAACTACACTTTAACAGCTGATGCGAAACAGGTTCGCTGGGGGCAAGCAGCAGGTTATAAGGACTTTGGATGGGAAGATCAAAACGTATTCGGTCTAGGTGTTAAATATAACGGAAATGGCTACTGGATGGGCGCAGGTTATAACAAAGGTGACAATCCAATTGCCGTTAAAGCTGACACTCGTCTGAATATGCTAAATAACTTATTCTTCCCAGCCACCACTGACACACATCTTTCTGTTGGCGGTGGATATAACATCAGCAAAAATGCAGTTTTAGAAGGTGCTGTAGTATATGCTCCTGAAATTGAAACAACAGTGAGTATCGCCGGTACAGGTTTGGGGAACACATCAACAACTAAGCATTCCCAGCTTGGATACACAGTATCAGTACGTTATAACTTCTAA
- a CDS encoding NAD-dependent epimerase/dehydratase family protein — MANVLIVGCGDLGCRLGTKLAESGHSVYGLRRQADLIPEPIQAIQANLSVPITNLPDKLDYVYYIVSAGKYKDPAYYQAYVLGVKNTLQALKSQKIKRFFFVSSTSVFGQEDGEFVNELSPTIENGGFSTKRLLEGETLVNESRFPSTIIRFGGIYGPGRTHLIDLVMEGKVHCMEGVWSNRIHTEDCVGILNHLFELNEADANQVDDLYIGVDDTPTLSCEVYDWLAEQLSVPDVEHIEPKESSRQMRSNKRLSNARVRASGYDFIYPSYEDGYRELI, encoded by the coding sequence ATGGCAAATGTTTTAATTGTAGGTTGTGGCGATCTTGGCTGCCGATTAGGCACCAAACTCGCTGAATCAGGCCATTCTGTATACGGTTTACGCCGTCAGGCGGACCTTATTCCTGAGCCTATTCAGGCGATTCAGGCAAATCTTTCTGTACCTATTACCAACCTCCCCGACAAGCTTGATTATGTTTATTACATAGTCTCAGCAGGTAAATATAAAGACCCTGCCTACTACCAAGCCTATGTCCTTGGAGTAAAGAATACTTTGCAGGCGCTGAAAAGCCAAAAAATAAAGCGCTTTTTCTTTGTCTCCAGCACTTCGGTTTTTGGCCAAGAGGATGGCGAATTTGTTAATGAGTTAAGCCCCACTATAGAAAACGGGGGCTTTTCAACCAAACGACTTTTAGAAGGTGAAACACTGGTCAATGAAAGCCGCTTTCCTTCTACCATTATTCGTTTTGGTGGAATCTACGGCCCTGGCCGCACCCATTTAATCGATTTAGTCATGGAAGGCAAGGTTCATTGCATGGAAGGTGTTTGGAGCAATAGGATTCATACTGAAGACTGTGTGGGCATTCTGAACCATTTATTTGAATTAAATGAAGCTGATGCCAATCAAGTGGATGATTTATATATTGGCGTTGATGACACCCCAACATTAAGTTGTGAGGTTTATGACTGGTTGGCGGAGCAATTGAGCGTTCCCGATGTAGAACACATCGAGCCAAAAGAATCCTCGAGACAGATGCGCAGCAATAAACGCTTATCCAATGCTCGCGTACGCGCCAGCGGCTATGACTTTATCTACCCAAGTTATGAAGACGGCTATCGTGAATTGATCTAG